In Phycodurus eques isolate BA_2022a unplaced genomic scaffold, UOR_Pequ_1.1 contig_54, whole genome shotgun sequence, one genomic interval encodes:
- the LOC133398303 gene encoding gastrula zinc finger protein XlCGF7.1-like: MMKEAAPKEDKHITEHLCTDQQEPEPLHIKEEVEDDESTLKQHMRTHSAEKPFVCIHCGQRFSQKEHLKGHTGTHTGEKPFACSVCGQRFSVKGNIKTHTRTHTGEKPFACSVCGQRFIENRSLKTHTRTHTGEKPFACSVCGQRLIENRSLKRHTRTHTGEKPFACSVCGQRLIENRSLKRHTRTHTGEKPFACSVCGQRVIENRSLKSHTRTHTGEKPFACSVCGQRFSVKGNLKTHTRTHTGEKPFACSCSFYVYRHAAKLFHLPMVSLPTRSLFQRTTIAPQMSYPLNV, translated from the exons ATGATGAAGGAGGCGGCGCCAAAGGAAGACAAGC aCATCACCGAACATCTTTGTACTGACCagcaggagccagagcccctTCACATTAAAGAAGAAGTGGAGGACGATGAG AGTACTTTGAAacaacacatgagaacacacagcgctgagaaaccttttgtctgcatacattgtggccaaagattctctcagaaggaaCACTTAAAAGGACACACaggaacccacactggtgagaaaccttttgcctgctcagtttgtgggcaaagattctctgtcaagggaaacataaaaacacacacaagaacccacactggtgagaaaccttttgcctgctcagtttgtggtcaaagattcattgaaaacagaagcttaaaaacacacacaagaacccacactggtgagaaaccttttgcctgctcagtttgtggtcaaagattaattgaaaacagaagcttaaaaagacacacaagaacccacactggtgagaaaccttttgcctgctcagtttgtggtcaaagattaattgaaaacagaagcttaaaaagacacacaagaacccacactggtgagaaaccttttgcctgctcagtttgtggtcaaagagtcattgaaaacagaagcttaaaaagtcacacaagaacccacactggtgagaaaccttttgcctgctcagtttgtgggcaaagattctctgtcaagggaaacttaaaaacacacacaagaacccacactggtgagaaaccttttgcttgctca TGCTCCTTCTATGTCTACCGCCACGCAGCCAAGCTCTTCCACCTTCCCATGGTTTCACTTCCTACCCGTTCCCTGTTCCAACGGACCACCATCGCCCCTCAGATGTCCTACCCGCTGAACGTTTAa